The following nucleotide sequence is from Methylocystis iwaonis.
ATAACGGATACTGGCTATCGGGAAAAGTTTTGCTTCTTCTTTCGCAAGCTAAATCGCCTCTTTACCCTATTCCATGTGCATGCGAATAACTGTGACGGCCCAAATGGGCTGACGATTGTGTCCGGCATTCCGGTCTCGCCGCTGCTTGAGTTGTCGTATGTTCGCAACAATGTCTGCAACAAATTTCCTTCTCGGACACTATATCCTACGGCTCTTGATTTTCCGAATGTTGGCGCGAAAGACAAGTTATTGTGGTTCTTTCCATTCCTTCCGACTTTTTGTTCCGTCGACGACTTTGCTCTTTGTGAAGAGCGCGCTGAGCTACAGGAACGGCTTCGGCTCAGTTCGGCTGGTCGCTTATGAGTTTCGACAAGCCTATGTCGTTTGGCGCAGCAATTCCTACCACTGTTGTATGTAATCGGGACACTACGCCGTTTCTCGAAACCGTCGGCGGTGCGGCAGGGTCCCTATTCGCACAGCGTCGACATCATGAATGTGTGGACGCAAGATTTTACTTGTGCTTCGTACCGCTTCTCTCACTCTACGCGCTAATGCCAGATGCGCGCCTCATTGATGCGAATTTTCATGTCTTGGATCTTATTCCTGAACATGTTATTGCCGCAGCAGCTGCGGGTCGCTGTGCGCTTGTTTTCGATGCCGGTTCCGAGGGCGATCCGTTTATAAAAAGTAGCTTTGACCACCTTCATTGTTGGCTGGAACAAAGAGGAATACCACAGGAGCGGATCGCGCTCATCAATCAAAACCGCATGCTGCCGCCACAATACAGGCAATTCACTGGGGGCAATATTTCTTTTTTTTTCCATGATTACTATATCAAGCGCTTTCTACTGATGATGCGCGAAAGAGGACTGGGTCTCTCTGCCGAAATCGCACGGCAACGCCAATCGCTGAACAGGCGAGAAGTCAAAACCTTTCTTTGCATGAACGGAACGCCGCGGCCTAATAGAGTCTGCCTGCTTGCTGCCCTGCGGGCGCGGGGGCTGCTCGCTGATTGCCAATGGTCGATGCTTGGGTCTGTGTCAGGAAAGGGCGATCCGAACGCTGCAGCCGCTCGCGCGCTCCGCAACCTTATAGAGGCTGGGTGGATCACCGACGATGATATCGACTTTGTGATGTCAAAAATCCCCCGTGTTTTTAGTTACGAAACTGTAAAAATCGATGCCTTGCAGGATTCGAATTACTTAGCGAACCATGTAAGCCCGGAAACATTTGCATTAACAAAGGTCTCGATTGTCAGCGAGACCGAGGCTTCATCTGGTGATATCGATCGCATAACTGAGAAGACGATCAAGGCGATTTGTCTTGGTCATCCGACGATCGTCGCGGGAAATCCGCGAGCATTAGAGTTCGTCCGATCCTGGGGATTTCAAACCTTTGGGAACGTCATTGACGAGCGCTACGACGAGGCCACGAGCTACGCCGACAGGCTTGCGCTACTAATCGAGGCAGCAGTTTCGATTCGAGAGATTGTCGATTCGCCTGGATCAAGGGCACATCTTCGTCTAAGCGAAATCTGCCGTCACAATAGAGATCATGCAATATCTGACGCCGTGACAAAGTACGAGGGGACTGTCGAGGCTGAACTGATGAAAAAATTGGTAGCTTTCTGCGAAGCGTCGACAAGTTTCGTGTGATAAAAGGCGTTGCGTCGTCGAGCATCTGAAAGGGCAGAGGGGCTTGCTCAAGCCAACAACTAGTGGTGAAAATTAGACGGAAGAGAGAGGTGGCCCCCGGTTATTTGGATAGCTCCCCGAGGATTTTAAGTGGATCTCTGCCGTGGTTTGCTGAACGCGGGTTTTTCGATTTGTCGCGGCGGCGGGAGGGCTGTAGGCCCGACCAGAGCAGCGACAAATCGATAAGGCGAAGTCATGCAGCCGTCGCCGCTTCCTTGGCCCCAAAATAGGCCTCGTCCGGCGTGCGCCCGTCAAGCGACGAATGCGGGCGTCGCTCATTGTAGAACGCCGGATATCGACCGATCGACGCGCGCGCCTCAGAGACGCTGTCGTAGGCGCGCAGATAGACTTCCTCGTCTTTGACGCTGCGCCACAGCCGCTCGACAAAGACATTGTCGCGCCAGGCGCCCTTGCCGTCCGTAAGCGTACACCCGGCACCTCCACATCGACGGCCTCCTCCGAATCGGACCGACCACACTCCATCCATCACAACAGATTCAGTCGATTCAACATCCTTCAGGACGGACACTTAGCGCCGGCTAATTGGCTCGCGGTTCGCGCCTGATCGTCAAGCCGGCGATGCCTCGTCAATGGCATTAGCCCAATCATCGAAAAGCAAAATGTTGACGACGACAATCATCGTCTTCATAGTATTCTTCGCTATCATTCAGGCTCCCTTACCGCGCTACAACGCAGGGATATTTTGACTTTGGGCACCCTGGAGATATCACATCAACGATTTTCCAACAGCCTTCGCGAGGGGTCTCTTCCACATGCAGTCGCGCACCATGCTCAAGACTATTCCACGTGGCACGAATGCTTTGGTGATAGGCGCGAGCGGTTTCCTTGGAACCGGGCTTCGTCGCGCTTTGGTGCGAGAGGGTATGCGGGTCAGTTGCTTCGCCCGGACTAAGCCTTCCGACGCGAGCTTAGAAGGTATCGCCCAGTGGACCATAGGTGAGATGGCGGATGAGCGGACTCTTTTACAAGCTATCGCAGGAAATGACTTAGTTTTCCACCTCGCGCACACTACCATGCCAGGTCAGTCGAATACTGATCCGGTGAAAGAAGTTTCTGAGAATGTGAATGGTTCTCTCTTGATCTTGAAGGCATGTGTACAACAAGGCGTACGCAAGATAGTTTTTGCTTCGTCGGGCGGAACGGTTTATGGTATTCCAAATATAGTTCCGATAGCGGAATTCGCGCCTACAAATCCCCTCGCGGCCTATGGAATTAGCAAGGTTTGTGTCGAAAAATATCTTTACTTATTTCGTCATTTATACGGTTTGGATTATCATGTTCTTCGAATAGCCAATCCATATGGCCCTTATCAGTCACCGCTCAAACCGCAAGGGCTGATCGCGAATGTTATTCACCGAGGATTAAATGGTATGCCGATAGACGTTTTTGGTGACGGCAGTATTATTCGTGACTATGTATTTGTCGACGACGTAGTTCAGGCCCTAATTATCGGCGCGCGATATGACGGAACCGAAAAAGTGATGAACGTTGGCTCTGGAGAGGGGCGCAGCATCGCCGATGTTCTTAATTGGGTTGAAAGCGCCTTGGGCATGGGCAGCCTTTCAGTTAATCGAAGGGACGAACGAAAGGTCGATGTGCCAACGAACATTTTGGATATCGAATTGATACAGCGAGAAACCGGATGGCGGCCACTTATAGGTTTTGGAGAAGGTTTGGCGCGGACAATCGCTTGGATGCGTTCGACGCATTCACTTTAAGACTGGCGTTGCTAGGGACTGGGGTGAAAAATCAAAACACGGCAACGGTCCCTCCGCCCGAACGCCGCTTGTTTTGCAGCAGCAGGCGAATCGTCGGCGGCGGATCAAATGAGGGTTAACAGGCGGTGCCCGTCGTCAGATATACCCTACTCCCGGCAGAACCCGAAA
It contains:
- a CDS encoding NAD-dependent epimerase/dehydratase family protein, encoding MQSRTMLKTIPRGTNALVIGASGFLGTGLRRALVREGMRVSCFARTKPSDASLEGIAQWTIGEMADERTLLQAIAGNDLVFHLAHTTMPGQSNTDPVKEVSENVNGSLLILKACVQQGVRKIVFASSGGTVYGIPNIVPIAEFAPTNPLAAYGISKVCVEKYLYLFRHLYGLDYHVLRIANPYGPYQSPLKPQGLIANVIHRGLNGMPIDVFGDGSIIRDYVFVDDVVQALIIGARYDGTEKVMNVGSGEGRSIADVLNWVESALGMGSLSVNRRDERKVDVPTNILDIELIQRETGWRPLIGFGEGLARTIAWMRSTHSL